The Pararge aegeria chromosome 8, ilParAegt1.1, whole genome shotgun sequence genome window below encodes:
- the LOC120625984 gene encoding histidine-rich glycoprotein-like, with protein sequence MYSKRNNLFFQVLCFAALIAVVVAHGHAPAYSSQHITKHDGEPEVVKVGHDGHVVDYHTHPKYEFEYKVEDHHTGDIKSEHQSRDGDIVKGHYSLHQPDGSERNVHYEADKTGFHADVKFNTHHVLCFVFVTLVSFAEYGHGHGHAYSSQHISRHDGHPEIVHLHGHHGHNHIDYHTHPKYTFEYKVHDDHTGDIKSQHETRDGDNVKGYYSLHQPDGSVRSVHYHGDHHTGFHADVKYDTHHIIPKKHYY encoded by the exons ATGTACTCCaag CGAAACAATTTGTTCTTTCAGGTATTGTGTTTTGCTGCCCTTATTGCCGTGGTTGTTGCGCATGGCCACGCGCCTGCTTACTCCTCTCAGCACATCACCAAACATGATGGAGAGCCTGAGGTGGTAAAGGTCGGACACGACGGCCATGTTGTTGACTATCAT ACTCATCCTAAGTACGAGTTTGAGTACAAAGTAGAAGACCACCACACTGGTGACATCAAGTCCGAACACCAAAGCCGTGATGGTGATATTGTCAAGGGCCACTACAGCCTTCATCAACCTGACGGCTCCGAAAGGAATGTGCATTACGAGGCTGACAAAACTGG tttCCACGCTGACGTGAAATTCAACACGCATCAC gtTCTGTGCTTCGTCTTCGTTACTTTGGTGTCCTTCGCTGAATATGGACATGGACATGGGCACGCGTATTCGTCTCAACACATTTCCCGACATGACGGACATCCTGAAATTGTGCACCTCCATGGACATCATGGGCATAATCACATCGATTACcat ACTCATCCCAAATATACATTTGAGTACAAAGTACACGACGACCACACCGGTGACATCAAGTCGCAGCACGAGACACGTGATGGTGACAATGTTAAGGGATACTACTCGTTGCACCAGCCCGATGGCTCCGTAAGATCCGTGCACTACCATGGCGACCATCATACAGG ATTCCACGCTGATGTGAAATACGATACGCATCATATCATCCCTAAGAAGCACTATTACTAA
- the LOC120625572 gene encoding cuticle protein 7-like translates to MYTEILFVAVIVAFIAQFDNASGYGVAYSSAHFSKHDGHPETVHGHGHHVDYHTHPHYTFDYKVEDHHTGDMKSQHESRDGDVVKGVYSLHQPDGSERTVHYHGDHHTGFHADVKYDTHHIVPHHHHY, encoded by the exons ATGTATACTGAG aTTCTATTCGTGGCTGTCATTGTCGCTTTTATAGCACAATTCGACAATGCCAGTGGATATGGGGTAGCATACTCCTCCGCTCATTTCTCCAAACACGATGGTCACCCGGAAACTGTTCACGGCCACGGCCACCATGTCGACTACCAC ACCCACCCTCACTATACATTCGACTACAAAGTTGAGGATCACCACACTGGCGATATGAAGTCGCAGCATGAATCACGCGACGGCGACGTTGTGAAGGGCGTCTACTCGCTGCACCAGCCCGACGGCTCCGAGAGGACTGTCCACTACCACGGCGACCATCACACTGG ATTCCACGCTGATGTGAAATATGACACCCACCACATCGTTcctcatcaccatcattattaa